One part of the Arabidopsis thaliana chromosome 1 sequence genome encodes these proteins:
- the FBR12 gene encoding Eukaryotic translation initiation factor 5A-1 (eIF-5A 1) protein (FUMONISIN B1-RESISTANT12 (FBR12); FUNCTIONS IN: translation initiation factor activity; INVOLVED IN: translational initiation, defense response to bacterium, response to wounding, programmed cell death; LOCATED IN: nucleus; EXPRESSED IN: 26 plant structures; EXPRESSED DURING: 15 growth stages; CONTAINS InterPro DOMAIN/s: Nucleic acid-binding, OB-fold (InterPro:IPR012340), Translation elongation factor, IF5A, hypusine site (InterPro:IPR019769), Translation protein SH3-like, subgroup (InterPro:IPR014722), Translation elongation factor, IF5A (InterPro:IPR001884), Translation elongation factor, IF5A C-terminal (InterPro:IPR020189), Translation protein SH3-like (InterPro:IPR008991), Nucleic acid-binding, OB-fold-like (InterPro:IPR016027), KOW (InterPro:IPR005824); BEST Arabidopsis thaliana protein match is: eukaryotic elongation factor 5A-3 (TAIR:AT1G69410.1); Has 1298 Blast hits to 1297 proteins in 403 species: Archae - 255; Bacteria - 0; Metazoa - 362; Fungi - 216; Plants - 256; Viruses - 0; Other Eukaryotes - 209 (source: NCBI BLink).), which produces MSDDEHHFEASESGASKTYPQSAGNIRKGGHIVIKNRPCKVVEVSTSKTGKHGHAKCHFVAIDIFTAKKLEDIVPSSHNCDVPHVNRVDYQLIDITEDGFVSLLTDSGGTKDDLKLPTDDGLTAQLLCFVNADEAWIR; this is translated from the exons ATGTCTGACGACGAGCACCACTTTGAGGCCAGCGAATCCGGAGCTTCCAAGACCTATCCTCAATCAGCCGGTAACATCCGTAAAGGTGGTCACATCGTCATCAAAAACCGTCCCTGCAAG gTTGTTGAGGTTTCGACTTCCAAAACTGGCAAGCACGGTCACGCCAAATGTCACTTTGTTGCTATTGATATCTTCACTGCTAAGAAGCTTGAAGATATTGTTCCATCTTCCCACAATTGTGAT gTTCCACATGTGAACCGTGTTGATTACCAGTTGATTGATATCACTGAGGATGGCTTc GTGAGCCTTCTCACTGACAGTGGTGGCACCAAGGATGATCTCAAGCTTCCCACCGATGATGGTCTCACCGCCCAG ttgttgtgttttgttaaTGCAGATGAGGCTTGGATTCGATGA
- the FBR12 gene encoding Eukaryotic translation initiation factor 5A-1 (eIF-5A 1) protein (FUMONISIN B1-RESISTANT12 (FBR12); FUNCTIONS IN: translation initiation factor activity; INVOLVED IN: in 7 processes; LOCATED IN: nucleus; EXPRESSED IN: 27 plant structures; EXPRESSED DURING: 15 growth stages; CONTAINS InterPro DOMAIN/s: Nucleic acid-binding, OB-fold (InterPro:IPR012340), Translation elongation factor, IF5A, hypusine site (InterPro:IPR019769), Translation protein SH3-like, subgroup (InterPro:IPR014722), Translation elongation factor, IF5A (InterPro:IPR001884), Translation elongation factor, IF5A C-terminal (InterPro:IPR020189), Translation protein SH3-like (InterPro:IPR008991), Nucleic acid-binding, OB-fold-like (InterPro:IPR016027), KOW (InterPro:IPR005824); BEST Arabidopsis thaliana protein match is: eukaryotic elongation factor 5A-3 (TAIR:AT1G69410.1); Has 1331 Blast hits to 1330 proteins in 409 species: Archae - 256; Bacteria - 0; Metazoa - 365; Fungi - 242; Plants - 261; Viruses - 0; Other Eukaryotes - 207 (source: NCBI BLink).) encodes MSDDEHHFEASESGASKTYPQSAGNIRKGGHIVIKNRPCKVVEVSTSKTGKHGHAKCHFVAIDIFTAKKLEDIVPSSHNCDVPHVNRVDYQLIDITEDGFVSLLTDSGGTKDDLKLPTDDGLTAQMRLGFDEGKDIVVSVMSSMGEEQICAVKEVGGGK; translated from the exons ATGTCTGACGACGAGCACCACTTTGAGGCCAGCGAATCCGGAGCTTCCAAGACCTATCCTCAATCAGCCGGTAACATCCGTAAAGGTGGTCACATCGTCATCAAAAACCGTCCCTGCAAG gTTGTTGAGGTTTCGACTTCCAAAACTGGCAAGCACGGTCACGCCAAATGTCACTTTGTTGCTATTGATATCTTCACTGCTAAGAAGCTTGAAGATATTGTTCCATCTTCCCACAATTGTGAT gTTCCACATGTGAACCGTGTTGATTACCAGTTGATTGATATCACTGAGGATGGCTTc GTGAGCCTTCTCACTGACAGTGGTGGCACCAAGGATGATCTCAAGCTTCCCACCGATGATGGTCTCACCGCCCAG ATGAGGCTTGGATTCGATGAGGGAAAGGATATTGTGGTGTCTGTCATGTCTTCCATGGGAGAGGAGCAGATCTGTGCCGTCAAGGAAGTTGGTGGTGGCAAGTAA
- a CDS encoding Amino acid kinase family protein (Amino acid kinase family protein; FUNCTIONS IN: molecular_function unknown; INVOLVED IN: cellular amino acid biosynthetic process; LOCATED IN: cellular_component unknown; EXPRESSED IN: 23 plant structures; EXPRESSED DURING: 13 growth stages; CONTAINS InterPro DOMAIN/s: Aspartate/glutamate/uridylate kinase (InterPro:IPR001048); Has 592 Blast hits to 592 proteins in 236 species: Archae - 208; Bacteria - 227; Metazoa - 7; Fungi - 0; Plants - 62; Viruses - 0; Other Eukaryotes - 88 (source: NCBI BLink).), with the protein MELNISESRSRSIRCIVKLGGAAITCKNELEKIHDENLEVVACQLRQAMLEGSAPSKVIGMDWSKRPGSSEISCDVDDIGDQKSSEFSKFVVVHGAGSFGHFQASRSGVHKGGLEKPIVKAGFVATRISVTNLNLEIVRALAREGIPTIGMSPFSCGWSTSKRDVASADLATVAKTIDSGFVPVLHGDAVLDNILGCTILSGDVIIRHLADHLKPEYVVFLTDVLGVYDRPPSPSEPDAVLLKEIAVGEDGSWKVVNPLLEHTDKKVDYSVAAHDTTGGMETKISEAAMIAKLGVDVYIVKAATTHSQRALNGDLRDSVPEDWLGTIIRFSK; encoded by the exons ATGGAGCTGAATATTTCCGAGAGTCGAAGCAGATCAATTCGTTGCATTGTGAAACTTG GAGGTGCGGCAATTACTTGCAAAAACGAGCTGGAGAAGATTCACGATGAAAATCTGGAGGTCGTGGCGTGTCAGTTACGTCAAGCTATGTTGGAGGGTTCAGCTCCAAGCAAGGTTATTGGCATGGATTGGAGCAAGAGACCTGGAAGCTCTGAGATTTCTTGTGATGTGGATGACATAGGGGATCAAAAGTCTTCTGAGTTTAGTAAATTTGTTGTGGTTCATGGCGCTG GTTCCTTTGGGCACTTTCAGGCCAGTAGATCTGGGGTTCACAAAGGAGGACTTGAGAAACCTATTGTCAAAGCTGGTTTCGTTGCTACTCGTATATCT GTGACAAATCTTAATCTTGAAATTGTACGAGCACTAGCCCGAG AGGGCATTCCTACGATAGGCATGTCTCCATTTTCATGTGGTTGGTCAACCTCCAAAAGAGAT GTGGCTTCTGCAGATCTAGCAACCGTAGCTAAAACCATAGACTCAGGATTTGTCCCT GTTCTCCATGGAGATGCAGTGCTGGACAATATACTG GGCTGCACCATATTGAGTGGTGATGTTATCATCCGTCATCTTGCAGATCATTTGAAGCCAGAATATGTTGTCTTTCTC ACAGATGTACTAGGTGTCTACGATCGACCACCTTCACCTTCAGAGCCCGACGCTGTGCTCTTGAAAGAGATCG CTGTTGGAGAAGATGGAAGCTGGAAGGTTGTGAATCCACTGTTGGAGCACACAGACAAGAAAG TTGACTACTCTGTTGCGGCGCACGATACAACCGGTGGAATGGAAACGAAGATATCAGAAGCTGCTATGATTGCAAAACTTGGAGTCGATGTCTACATTGTGAAG GCTGCGACAACTCATTCACAGAGAGCACTAAACGGTGATTTGAGAGATAGTGTTCCTGAAGATTGGCTTGGTACTATCATCAGATTCTCAAAGTAG
- a CDS encoding Son of sevenless protein (unknown protein; BEST Arabidopsis thaliana protein match is: unknown protein (TAIR:AT1G69430.1); Has 205 Blast hits to 204 proteins in 17 species: Archae - 0; Bacteria - 0; Metazoa - 0; Fungi - 0; Plants - 205; Viruses - 0; Other Eukaryotes - 0 (source: NCBI BLink).) codes for METETNQVLRKPELKSYSHKQFHSSNALEILRETVRILRYNLGALMLTTAVLICPVSALLLPNFLVDQSLVNKLTVKLLLVAKSSGLPLQPFVKHSCQKFAETAVSSAMCFPVFITVSLLSKAAVVYSVDCSYSREVVDISKFLVILQKIWRRVVFTYVWICILIVGCFTFFCVLLVAICSSFSVLGFSPDFNVYGAMLVGLAFSVVFANAIIICNTAIVISVLEDVSGLGALMRASDLIKGQIQVGLLMFLGSTLGLAFVEGLFDHRVKKVSYGDGSSRLWEGPLLVLMYSFVTLIDSMMSAVFYFSCRVYYSMEASRGETQPIMETVTVVDAE; via the coding sequence ATGGAGACGGAAACGAATCAGGTTTTACGGAAACCGGAGCTAAAATCATACAGTCACAAACAATTTCACTCCTCAAATGCGTTAGAGATCTTAAGAGAAACAGTTCGAATTCTCCGGTACAATCTTGGTGCTTTAATGTTAACTACTGCTGTTTTGATCTGTCCTGTCTCTGCTTTGCTCTTACCAAACTTTTTAGTTGATCAATCATTAGTGAATAAACTCACAGTGAAGCTTCTTTTAGTGGCGAAATCAAGTGGTCTTCCTTTGCAGCCTTTTGTCAAACATTCTTGTCAGAAATTCGCTGAAACTGCTGTTTCGTCTGCAATGTGTTTCCCTGTGTTTATCACTGTGTCTCTGTTGTCTAAAGCAGCTGTGGTTTACTCAGTGGATTGTTCTTACTCGAGGGAAGTAGTTGATATAAGCAAGTTCTTGGTTATATTGCAGAAGATATGGAGGAGAGTTGTGTTCACTTACGTTTGGATTTGCATTCTGATTGTTGGTTGCTTCACTTTCTTTTGCGTTCTTCTTGTAGCAATCTGCAGTTCCTTCTCTGTTCTCGGCTTCTCTCCAGATTTCAATGTTTATGGAGCTATGCTAGTTGGTTTAGCCTTCTCTGTAGTTTTCGCTAACGCGATTATAATCTGCAACACTGCGATTGTGATCTCGGTTTTGGAAGATGTTTCAGGGTTAGGAGCATTGATGAGAGCTAGTGATTTGATCAAAGGGCAGATTCAGGTTGGTTTGTTGATGTTCCTTGGATCAACTTTAGGATTGGCGTTTGTGGAAGGATTGTTTGATCACAGAGTGAAGAAAGTTAGTTATGGAGATGGCTCTTCGAGGTTATGGGAAGGACCTCTTTTGGTGTTGATGTATTCCTTTGTGACACTTATAGATTCGATGATGAGTGCAGTGTTCTATTTTAGCTGCCGAGTTTATTATAGTATGGAAGCTTCTAGAGGTGAAACTCAGCCAATCATGGAAACGGTTACGGTTGTGGATGCTGAGTAA
- a CDS encoding Prefoldin chaperone subunit family protein (Prefoldin chaperone subunit family protein; FUNCTIONS IN: unfolded protein binding; INVOLVED IN: protein folding; LOCATED IN: prefoldin complex; EXPRESSED IN: 21 plant structures; EXPRESSED DURING: 9 growth stages; CONTAINS InterPro DOMAIN/s: Prefoldin alpha-like (InterPro:IPR004127), Prefoldin (InterPro:IPR009053); Has 337 Blast hits to 337 proteins in 114 species: Archae - 14; Bacteria - 2; Metazoa - 207; Fungi - 41; Plants - 40; Viruses - 0; Other Eukaryotes - 33 (source: NCBI BLink).) produces the protein MEEGRQKDLQLLEEIIDKGLKQKLVHATASRDKIFEEQKTLSDLRKNLETLEKNGVNSLKTRVNLGSEVYMQAEVPDTRHIFMDVGLGFYVEFTRQEALDYIAQREERTQKQLEEYTGVITQIKGRIKLAHYQIQQILNLPEENPSSRQRAF, from the exons ATGGAGGAGGGACGTCAAAAAGACTTGCAATTGTTGGAGGAGATTATCGACAAAGGTTTGAAACAGAAGCTTGTACATGCAACTGCTTCACG GGACAAGAtctttgaagaacaaaaaacact CTCTGACTTGCGGAAAAACCTAGAAACTCTGGAGAAGAATGGTGTAAATAGTCTCAAAACAAGGGTCAACCTTGGTTCAGAAGTTTACATGCAAGCTGAAGT GCCAGATACTCGGCACATATTCATGGATGTAGGCCTCGGCTTTTATGTGGAGTTCACACGGCAAGAAGCTCTTGACTATATAGCACAAAGGGAGGAAAGAACTCAAAA aCAACTAGAAGAGTATACTGGTGTTATTACGCAGATCAAAGGGCGCATCAAACTG GCTCATTACCAGATTCAGCAAATACTCAATCTTCCTGAAGAGAATCCGTCATCCCGGCAACGTGCGTTTTAG
- a CDS encoding Prefoldin chaperone subunit family protein (Prefoldin chaperone subunit family protein; FUNCTIONS IN: unfolded protein binding; INVOLVED IN: protein folding; LOCATED IN: prefoldin complex; EXPRESSED IN: 21 plant structures; EXPRESSED DURING: 9 growth stages; CONTAINS InterPro DOMAIN/s: Prefoldin alpha-like (InterPro:IPR004127), Prefoldin (InterPro:IPR009053).): protein MEEGRQKDLQLLEEIIDKGLKQKLVHATASRFRFIVVSAFVGFAGTRSLKNKKHCILLYREDSSFSSDLRKNLETLEKNGVNSLKTRVNLGSEVYMQAEVPDTRHIFMDVGLGFYVEFTRQEALDYIAQREERTQKQLEEYTGVITQIKGRIKLAHYQIQQILNLPEENPSSRQRAF from the exons ATGGAGGAGGGACGTCAAAAAGACTTGCAATTGTTGGAGGAGATTATCGACAAAGGTTTGAAACAGAAGCTTGTACATGCAACTGCTTCACG GTTTCGATTCATTGTGGTCTCTGCATTTGTTGGTTTTGCAGGGACAAGAtctttgaagaacaaaaaacactGTATCCTTTTGTATAGGGAAGACTCTAGCTTCTC CTCTGACTTGCGGAAAAACCTAGAAACTCTGGAGAAGAATGGTGTAAATAGTCTCAAAACAAGGGTCAACCTTGGTTCAGAAGTTTACATGCAAGCTGAAGT GCCAGATACTCGGCACATATTCATGGATGTAGGCCTCGGCTTTTATGTGGAGTTCACACGGCAAGAAGCTCTTGACTATATAGCACAAAGGGAGGAAAGAACTCAAAA aCAACTAGAAGAGTATACTGGTGTTATTACGCAGATCAAAGGGCGCATCAAACTG GCTCATTACCAGATTCAGCAAATACTCAATCTTCCTGAAGAGAATCCGTCATCCCGGCAACGTGCGTTTTAG
- a CDS encoding Mediator complex, subunit Med10 (Mediator complex, subunit Med10; FUNCTIONS IN: RNA polymerase II transcription mediator activity; INVOLVED IN: regulation of transcription from RNA polymerase II promoter; LOCATED IN: mediator complex; EXPRESSED IN: 24 plant structures; EXPRESSED DURING: 15 growth stages; CONTAINS InterPro DOMAIN/s: Mediator complex, subunit Med10 (InterPro:IPR019145); BEST Arabidopsis thaliana protein match is: Mediator complex, subunit Med10 (TAIR:AT5G41910.1); Has 312 Blast hits to 312 proteins in 147 species: Archae - 0; Bacteria - 0; Metazoa - 138; Fungi - 119; Plants - 49; Viruses - 0; Other Eukaryotes - 6 (source: NCBI BLink).), whose amino-acid sequence MDPTQNTSAGIGGSNGTIRYQTNDGTSTVTVADDSKENLSQVINSIEKTLGVLHQLHLTVTSFTPASQLHLLQRLNSLVMELDNMTKLSEKCNIQIPMEVLNLIDDGKNPDEFTKDVLNSCIARNQVTKGKTDAFKDLRKHILEELEQNFPDEVDMYREIRASSAAEAKRLAQSQSVLPNGDAKVKNEL is encoded by the exons ATGGATCCAACACAGAACACAAGTGCAGGGATTGGTGGGAGCAATGGTACAATCAGATATCAAACCAATGATGGGACTTCAACTGTGACCGTTGCTGATGATTCAAAGGAGAATCTTTCCCAAGTCATAAACTCTATTGAGAAAACTTTAGGAGTCCTTCATCAGTTACACCTTACCGTCACTTCTTTCACACCCGCGTCTCAACTCCATCTCCTCCAGCGCCT TAACTCTCTTGTGATGGAGCTAGATAACATGACTAAGTTGTCTGAGAAATGCAACATTCAAATCCCCATGGAGGTTCTTAA CTTGATTGATGATGGGAAGAACCCGGATGAGTTTACGAAAGATGTTCTTAATAGCTGCATAGCTAGAAATCAAGTTACTAAGGGCAAGACTGATGCTTTTAAG GATTTGAGAAAACATATTCTGGAGGAGCTTGAACAGAATTTCCCTGATGAAGTCGATATGTATAGAGAAATCCGTGCTAGTTCTGCTGCT GAAGCGAAACGGTTGGCGCAATCGCAAAGTGTGTTACCAAATGGGGATGCAAAGGTCAAGAATGAGCTATAA
- a CDS encoding Mediator complex, subunit Med10 (Mediator complex, subunit Med10; FUNCTIONS IN: RNA polymerase II transcription mediator activity; INVOLVED IN: regulation of transcription from RNA polymerase II promoter; LOCATED IN: mediator complex; EXPRESSED IN: 24 plant structures; EXPRESSED DURING: 15 growth stages; CONTAINS InterPro DOMAIN/s: Mediator complex, subunit Med10 (InterPro:IPR019145); BEST Arabidopsis thaliana protein match is: Mediator complex, subunit Med10 (TAIR:AT5G41910.1); Has 35333 Blast hits to 34131 proteins in 2444 species: Archae - 798; Bacteria - 22429; Metazoa - 974; Fungi - 991; Plants - 531; Viruses - 0; Other Eukaryotes - 9610 (source: NCBI BLink).), whose translation MDPTQNTSAGIGGSNGTIRYQTNDGTSTVTVADDSKENLSQVINSIEKTLGVLHQLHLTVTSFTPASQLHLLQRLNSLVMELDNMTKLSEKCNIQIPMEVLNLIDDGKNPDEFTKDVLNSCIARNQVTKGKTDAFKDLRKHILEELEQNFPDEVDMYREIRASSAAVTKRLAQSQSVLPNGDAKVKNEL comes from the exons ATGGATCCAACACAGAACACAAGTGCAGGGATTGGTGGGAGCAATGGTACAATCAGATATCAAACCAATGATGGGACTTCAACTGTGACCGTTGCTGATGATTCAAAGGAGAATCTTTCCCAAGTCATAAACTCTATTGAGAAAACTTTAGGAGTCCTTCATCAGTTACACCTTACCGTCACTTCTTTCACACCCGCGTCTCAACTCCATCTCCTCCAGCGCCT TAACTCTCTTGTGATGGAGCTAGATAACATGACTAAGTTGTCTGAGAAATGCAACATTCAAATCCCCATGGAGGTTCTTAA CTTGATTGATGATGGGAAGAACCCGGATGAGTTTACGAAAGATGTTCTTAATAGCTGCATAGCTAGAAATCAAGTTACTAAGGGCAAGACTGATGCTTTTAAG GATTTGAGAAAACATATTCTGGAGGAGCTTGAACAGAATTTCCCTGATGAAGTCGATATGTATAGAGAAATCCGTGCTAGTTCTGCTGCTGTAA CGAAACGGTTGGCGCAATCGCAAAGTGTGTTACCAAATGGGGATGCAAAGGTCAAGAATGAGCTATAA
- the VTI1B gene encoding Vesicle transport v-SNARE family protein (VTI1B; CONTAINS InterPro DOMAIN/s: Vesicle transport v-SNARE, N-terminal (InterPro:IPR007705); BEST Arabidopsis thaliana protein match is: Vesicle transport v-SNARE family protein (TAIR:AT5G39510.1); Has 841 Blast hits to 839 proteins in 213 species: Archae - 2; Bacteria - 11; Metazoa - 288; Fungi - 144; Plants - 215; Viruses - 0; Other Eukaryotes - 181 (source: NCBI BLink).): MSDVFEGYERQYCELSTNLSRKCHSASVLSNGEEKKGKIAEIKSGIDEADVLIRKMDLEARSLQPSAKAVCLSKLREYKSDLNQLKKEFKRVSSADAKPSSREELMESGMADLHAVSADQRGRLAMSVERLDQSSDRIRESRRLMLETEEVGISIVQDLSQQRQTLLHAHNKLHGVDDAIDKSKKVLTAMSRRMTRNKWIITSVIVALVLAIILIISYKLSH, encoded by the exons ATGAGCGACGTATTTGAAGGGTACGAGCGTCAATACTGCGAGCTCTCAACCAATCTCTCTAGAAAATGTCACTCTGCATCGGTTCTCTCCAACGGAG aggagaagaagggGAAGATTGCTGAGATCAAGTCTGGAATAGACGAAGCTGATGTCTTG ATCCGGAAAATGGATCTTGAGGCAAGAAGTTTGCAGCCGAGTGCTAAAGCTGTGTGTCTTTCTAAACTAAGAGAGTATAAATCTGATCTGAACCAATTGAAGAAGGAATTCAAACGAGTCTCTTCCGCAGATGCTAAGCCGTCTTCCCGTGAAGAGTTGATGGAATCCGGAATGGCGGATCTGCATGCA GTATCTGCTGATCAAAGAGGAAGATTGGCAATGTCCGTGGAGAGGCTTGACCAATCAAGTGACAGAATCAGGGAGAGTAGAAGACTAATGCTGGAGACAGAAGAGGTTGGCATCTCAATTGTCCAAGATTTGAGTCAGCAACGCCAAACCCTCCTTCATGCGCACAACAAG CTTCATGGTGTGGATGACGCCATTGACAAGAGCAAGAAGGTGTTGACGGCTATGTCAAGGAGAATGACTAGGAACAAATGGATCATTACATCGGTAATCGTGGCTCTCGTTCTCGCCATCATCTTGATCATCTCATACAAGCTTTCTCATTAA